The Streptomyces liliiviolaceus sequence ACGGGAGCGGGTTCGGCGGGGACGGGCTCGGCGGGAACGGGCCGCAACCGGGTCGTGGTCTCCGACGGAGCCTGCGCGGCCGCCGTACTCCGCCGCGCGAAGGACTGATGGGCCCCCGGCGCGAACGGCCGCAACGGCACCCCGGCCCCGTCCCGCTGCCCGACGTCACCACCGGCCGAACGGGACTCGGCCCGGTCGGGGGCCGGTCGCTGCGCGGTCTCGCCGCCGGTCGCTCGTGGGGCGGTCGTGGGGCGGGGCGGGGTGGGTCTTTCCGGACGGGGGGTGGTCGTGGGACGCGGTGGGGCCTCGGGCCGTCGGGGGCCCGGGGCGGAGCCGGGTTCGTTCGCGGGGCGGAGCGGGAAATCCTGCTGGTCGGCACGCGGAGGCCGCCCGGGAGCTCCGCCCGGACCCGACCGCGTACCCGCCTGGTCCGCCGGACGCGAGGCGGGACGTGACGGGGGCTGTGCCGACGGGGCCTGCGGTGCGGCGGGGGCGCTCGACCACGCGGTGCCTGCCATGGGGGCACGCGGTTCCGTCGTCGGACGCGGTGGAGCGGCGGCACGGCCCGCGTCCGTCCCGGGATCGGCGCCGGGGCGCGGCGTGACGCCCGCCCACTCGGCGCCTCCTCGCGGAACCCGCGGTTCCGCGTCGCGGGACAGGGTCCCCGTCCCGCCGGGCGGTACGTCGGGGAAGCGGGCCGAAGCCTGCGGGGGCGGGGCCGTCTCGGGGGTGTGGCGTTGCCCGCCGTCGCCGGGGCGGAGGTTCGGGAAACGCGAGGTTCCGGACGAGAAGGCGTCCCGGGGCCCGGCTTCCTCGGAGGGCCGCGGTCGCGGTGGCGCCCCGACCGGGCGGCGCGGCCCGAACCAGTCGCTCCCGGCGGGCTCCCCACCCTCGCGATCCGAGGTCGAAGCCGAGGCCGAGACCGGAGACGGGGGCGGAGGCGAGATCGGAGACGGGGGCGAGTCCGGTCGCGGGGCCGGGTCCGCGGGCCGGCCCGACGGCTCTCGGCCACCGTCCGTCGCAGACGTCCCCGGCGGCGTCGTCGGCCGCGGAGGAATGGAGGCGCGGCGCGCTTCCGTGCTCATGCACCCCCCGTTTCCTCGACCCCGGACGACCGAGACTGACCGAAGGAACCCCTCCGGATCCGTTCCCCGCTTGCGTGCGCGTCACTCTACGGGCTGACACCGTGCCCGTGGGAACCAGTCCGCAGGCCCGGGGCATCTGCCCGGAACGTCCCCCTACCCTGCGGTAATCCGGTCTGGCAGGCTTCGTACATGACAGCCCGCGCCACAGACCGAGCCCGCTACGACCGGGCCACCGCCCACCTTGACGCACCCGTCGCGATCGTGGACCTGGAGGCCTTCGACGCCAACGCGGACGATCTCGTACGGCGGGCGGCGGGCAAGCCCGTACGCGTCGCGAGCAAGTCGGTGCGCTGCCGGGCACTGCTCGAACGCGTCCTCGCCCGGGACGGCTTCGCCGGACTCATGTCCTACACGCTCGACGAGTCCCTGTGGCTGGCCCGCTCCGGTTTCGACGACGTACTGCTCGCCTACCCGTCCGCCGACCGGGCCGGGTACGCGACACTCACCGCCGATCCCAAACTCGCCGCCGCCGTGACCGTCATGATCGACGACCCTGCGCAGTTGCAACTGATCGACGACGCCCGGGACGGCGGGCGCGAAGAGGTCCGCGTCTGCCTGGAGTTGGACACCTCGCTGAAGATGTTCGGCGGCCGGGTCCGCGTCGGCGCCCGCCGCTCGCCCCTGTACTCCGCCGCCCAGGTCGCCGACATGGCGCGTACGGTCGCCCGCCGGCCCGGATTCCGGCTCGTCGGGATCATGGCGTACGAGGGGCACATCGCCGGAGTGGGCGACGCCCTGCGGGGGCGCCCTTTGCGGTCGCGTGCGATCCGGCTGATGCAGGCGACGGCCCGCAAGGAGCTGGCGCAGCGCCGGGCGGACGTCGTACGGGCGGTCCGGGCCGTCGCGCCGGACCTGGAGTTCGTCAACGGCGGCGGCACGGGCAGTGTCCAGCACACCGCGGCCGAGGACTCGGTGACGGAGATCGCCGCGGGGTCGGGACTGTACGTGCCGCGTCTCTTCGACAACTACACGTCGTTCAGCGGGCGTCCGGCCGCGCTCTTCGCGCAGCCCGTCGTGCGCCGGCCGGGGGTCGGGGTCGTGACCGTCCTCGGCGGCGGCTACCCGGCGTCGGGCGCCCCCGGCCCCGACCGGCTGCCCGTGCCGTACCTCCCCGAGGGGCTGAGGTACGACTCCCAGGAGGGCGCGGGCGAGGTGCAGACGCCCCTGCTGGGCGCGCCCGCCGACGATCTGCTGATCGGCGACAAGGTGTGGTTCCGGCACGCGAAGGCCGGGGAGCTGTGCGAGCGGTTCGACGTGCTGCACCTCGTGGAGGGCGACAGGGTGACGGCGTCGGTGCCGACGTACCGCGGCGAGGGCCACACGTTCCTGTAGTGCCCCGGCGCCGACTGCCCTCACGGCTTCCCGGCGTTATCGCGTGGGGCCGATGTCGCTGCCCACTCCCCCGCCCGTGTCCTCGTCGCCGACGGGCCGGATCCCCTTGGTGATCCGGTCCATGTCGGCGAGCGGCGGTCCCTCCGCGCCCGCGTCGAAGACGTACCGCACCATGACCAGCGACTCCGAGCCGACGCTGGACGGGAACGCCATCGACTGGACGTAGCCGCCGGGCCCCGCCTCGGTCTTCACGCGCCAGCGCACGAAGTACCCGGTGCGTCCCGCGACCGCGACCGGGCCCTGCTCGACGAGCCGGTGGGACGTGATGCCGTGGAAGGGCCGTTCGTCGACCTTGTTGCGGTCGTACGCCAGATCGGCCGCGTCGGAGATGTCGTCGCGGGCGAGCGCCGCGGTGGACTTCTCGTCGTTCGCGGTCACCGTGCGCGAGAAGACCGTGCCGTGGCGGCAGAGGCCGTCGTCGCCCGGGCAGTCGTACGTCCCGGGTGTGGTCATCACGATGTCGGTGTCGGACACGTTCTCGGGTCTGGCCCAGCCGTCGAGGAGCGGCAGGGTGATGCCGTTCAGCTCGTCCACGACGAGGTCGGGATCGGCGGACGGCTCCGGGGCGGACTGCGATGACTCCGAGGACGGGGACGGCGGGCTCGCCGGGACGGAGGCCGTGGACGCGGTCACCGCACCCGGGTCGCCGTCGCCGTCGTCCTTGCTCAGGACGACGGCGCCCGTGACGATGGCCGCGACGAGGACGGCCGCCGCGGTGGTGAGGGCGACCGCCTTGGCACGTCCGGAGCCGTCGGCCGCCTGCATCGGCACCGTCGGGGCCTGGCCGTACGCCTGCGGGTACGCCTGCTGCTGTTGATACTGCTGCTGGTGCGGTTCCTGTTGCAGTGTCCCGGGGGTGCGGCGGTGCTCGGTCCAGGCGGTCCCGTCCCACCAGCGCTCCGTGTCCGGGGCGGAGGGGTCCCGGTACCAGCCGGGCGGGGTCGTCATGCTCATCCCGGCACTCTAGGCGCCGCCCGGCACAGGCACAGGACCGTCCGCCCTACGGGCCCCGCAACGGTGTCCCGACCGGGCCCTACAGCGGTGTGACGTACGCGCCCGAGATCCCGCCGTCCACCAGGAAGTCCGTGGCGTTGACGAACGAGGAGTCGTCGCTGGCGAGGAAGGCGACCGCGGCGGCGATCTCGTCCGCCTCCGCGAACCGCCCGAGCGGAATGTGCACGAGGCGCCGCGCGGCCCGCTCCGGGTCCTTGGCGAACAGCTCCTGGAGAAGAGGGGTGTTGACGGGACCGGGGCACAGGGCGTTGACCCGGATGCCCTCGCGGGCGAACTGCACGCCCAGCTCACGGGTCATCGCCAGTACCCCGCCCTTGGACGCGGTGTACGAGATCTGCGAGGTCGCGGCGCCCATCCGGGCCACGAACGACGCGGTGTTGATGATCGACCCCTTGCCCTGGCGCCGCATGTAGGGGATCGCGGCCTTGCAGCACAGGTACACGGAGGTGAGGTTGACCTCCTGGACGCGCTTCCAGGCCTCCAGGCCGGTCTCCAGGATCGAGTCGTCGTCGGGCGGTGAGATGCCCGCGTTGTTGAAGGCGATGTCGACGGATCCGTAGGTGTCGTTCGCGGTCTCGAAGAGCGCTTCGACCTGGTCGGGGTCGGTGACGTCGACGTTGACGAAGATCCCGCCGATCTCGTCCGCGGCGGCCCGGCCCCGGGTCTCGTCGACGTCGCCGCAGACGACATGGGCGCCCTCGGAGGCGAGCCGGCGTGCGGTGGCGAGGCCGATCCCGCTGCCGGCGCCCGTGATGACGGCGGTACGGCCGACGAGACGGCGGCAGACGACGGCGTCGGTCGATGAGGTCGATACGGTCACTGTGCGGGGCCCTCCGTGCTGATGAAGACGTTCTTGGTCTCGGTGAAGGCGGTCAGGGCGTCCGGGCCGAGTTCGCGGCCGATGCCGGACTGCTTGAAGCCGCCGAAGGGGGTCCAGTAGCGGACGCTGGAGTGGGAGTTGACGGACAGGTTCCCGGCGCGGACGGCGCTCGACACGCGCAGGGCGCGGCCCACGTCCCGGGTCCAGATGGAGCCCGCGAGGCCGTACTCGGTGGCGTTGGCGAGCCGGATCGCGTCGGCCTCGTCCTCGAAGGGGAGGACCACGGCGACCGGCCCGAAGACCTCCTCGACGGCCACGCGCGCGTGGGGCTCGACCCCGGTCAGGACGGTGGGCGGGAACCAGAAACCGGGCCCCTCGGGAGCGGTGCCCCGGATACCGGCCAGGTCGTCGGTGACGTACGACCGTACGCGGTCCAGCTGGGCCCGGGAGATCAGCGGGCCCATGGCGGTCTTCTCGTCGGACGGGTCGCCGACGACGACGGACTCGATCGCGGGGGCGAGGAGTTCGAGGAAGCGGTCGTAGACCGGACGCTGGACGAGGATGCGGGTGCGGGCGCAGCAGTCCTGGCCGGAGTTGTCGAGGAAGGACATCGGGGTGGCCGCCGCGGCGGCCTCGATGTCGGCGTCGGCGAAGACGATGTTGGGGCTCTTGCCGCCGAGTTCGAGGGTGACGCGCTTGAGGCGCGCCGCTCCCTTGGCCAGCACCTGTTTGCCGACGGTCGTCGACCCCGTGAAGACGATCTTCGCGACACCGGGGTGCTCGACCAGCGCGTCGCCCGTGACGGGGCCCGCGCCCGGCAGGACCTGGAACAGATGCTCGGGAAGGCCTGCCTCCAGGGCGAGTTCGGCCAGTCGCAGGGCCGTCAGCGGGGTCGTCTCGGCCGGCTTGAGGATGACTGCGTTCCCGGCGGCGAGCGCGGGGGCCGTGCCCCAGGCGGCGATCGGCATGGGGAAGTTCCAGGGCGCGATGACGGCGACCACGCCCAGCGGTTCGAGGATCGTGACGTCGAGGCCGCCCGCCACCGGGATCTGGCGGCCGGTCAGCCGTTCCACTCCCCCGGCCGCGTAGTCGAGCAGATCGCGGACGTTGCCCGCCTCCCAGCGGGCGTTGCCGAGGGTGTGCCCGGCCTCCCTGACCTCCAGCCGGGCGAGTTCTTCGAGGTGTTCGTCGACGGCGACGGCGAAGCGGCGCAGCAGCCGGGCCCGTTCGCCCGGCGCGAGGGCGGCCCAGCGGACCTGCGCCGCACCGGCCCGTACGACGGCCGCGTCGACGTCCGCGGGACCGGCACCCGGGACGGTGGCGACGACTTCCTCGGTGGCCGGATCGAGGACGAGAAGTTCATGTTCGCCGGGCGGGGACGGGGTGTGCGACAACGAAGGACCTCTCACATGCGTTCGAAGGAGCGGCGCAGCTCCCAGTCGGTCACCGCGGCGTCGAAGGCGTCCAGTTCGACGCGCGCCATGTTGCGGTAGTGGGCGACCACCTCGTCACCGAAGGCGGCCCGGGCGACGGGGCTGTTCTCCCAGACCTCGGCGGCCTCGCGCAGGGTGGTGGGCACGTGCGCGTAGTCCGCGGTGTACGCGTTCCCCGTGCACGCCTCGGGCAGTTCCAGCTTGTGCTCGATGCCGTACAGCCCGGCCGCGACGAGTCCCGCGACGGCCAGATGCGGATTGACGTCGCCGCCGGGGAGCCGGTTCTCGAAGCGCATCGAACGGCCGTGCCCGACGACTCGCAGCGCGCAGGTGCGGTTGTCGTACCCCCAGGCGACGGCGGTCGGCGCGAACGAGCCGGGCTGGAAGCGCTTGTACGAGTTGATGTTGGGCGCGTACAGGAGGGAGAAGTCCCGGAGCGCTGCGAGCTGCCCGGCGAGGAAGTACCGCATGACCTGCGACATGCCGCCCTCGCCGTCACCGGCCATCCTGTTCGTGCCGTCGGCGTCGGCGAGGGAGAGGTGGATGTGGCAGGAGTTGCCCTCGCGCTCGTTGTACTTGGCCATGAAGGTGAGCGAGACCCCCTCCTGGGAGGCGATCTCCTTGGCGCCGGTCTTGTAGATGGCGTGCTGGTCGCAGGTGACCAGGGCCTCGTCGTACTTGAACGCGATCTCGTGCTGCCCGGGGTTGCACTCGCCCTTGGCGGACT is a genomic window containing:
- a CDS encoding glutamine synthetase family protein: MADRTPPLSVEELHALVASGEIDTVVLAFPDMQGRLQGKRFAARFFLDDVLRHGTEGCNYLLAVDADMNTVDGYEMSSWERGYGDFAMHPDLATLRRVPWNEGTAMLVADLAWNDGSPVVAAPRQILRRQLERLAEHGFTAQVGTELEFIVFKDTYEHAWDANYRGLTPANQYNIDYSVLGTGRIEPLLRRIRNEMAAAGLTVESAKGECNPGQHEIAFKYDEALVTCDQHAIYKTGAKEIASQEGVSLTFMAKYNEREGNSCHIHLSLADADGTNRMAGDGEGGMSQVMRYFLAGQLAALRDFSLLYAPNINSYKRFQPGSFAPTAVAWGYDNRTCALRVVGHGRSMRFENRLPGGDVNPHLAVAGLVAAGLYGIEHKLELPEACTGNAYTADYAHVPTTLREAAEVWENSPVARAAFGDEVVAHYRNMARVELDAFDAAVTDWELRRSFERM
- a CDS encoding 3-oxoacyl-ACP reductase, with the protein product MTVSTSSTDAVVCRRLVGRTAVITGAGSGIGLATARRLASEGAHVVCGDVDETRGRAAADEIGGIFVNVDVTDPDQVEALFETANDTYGSVDIAFNNAGISPPDDDSILETGLEAWKRVQEVNLTSVYLCCKAAIPYMRRQGKGSIINTASFVARMGAATSQISYTASKGGVLAMTRELGVQFAREGIRVNALCPGPVNTPLLQELFAKDPERAARRLVHIPLGRFAEADEIAAAVAFLASDDSSFVNATDFLVDGGISGAYVTPL
- a CDS encoding DUF2510 domain-containing protein — encoded protein: MSMTTPPGWYRDPSAPDTERWWDGTAWTEHRRTPGTLQQEPHQQQYQQQQAYPQAYGQAPTVPMQAADGSGRAKAVALTTAAAVLVAAIVTGAVVLSKDDGDGDPGAVTASTASVPASPPSPSSESSQSAPEPSADPDLVVDELNGITLPLLDGWARPENVSDTDIVMTTPGTYDCPGDDGLCRHGTVFSRTVTANDEKSTAALARDDISDAADLAYDRNKVDERPFHGITSHRLVEQGPVAVAGRTGYFVRWRVKTEAGPGGYVQSMAFPSSVGSESLVMVRYVFDAGAEGPPLADMDRITKGIRPVGDEDTGGGVGSDIGPTR
- a CDS encoding amino acid deaminase/aldolase; translated protein: MTARATDRARYDRATAHLDAPVAIVDLEAFDANADDLVRRAAGKPVRVASKSVRCRALLERVLARDGFAGLMSYTLDESLWLARSGFDDVLLAYPSADRAGYATLTADPKLAAAVTVMIDDPAQLQLIDDARDGGREEVRVCLELDTSLKMFGGRVRVGARRSPLYSAAQVADMARTVARRPGFRLVGIMAYEGHIAGVGDALRGRPLRSRAIRLMQATARKELAQRRADVVRAVRAVAPDLEFVNGGGTGSVQHTAAEDSVTEIAAGSGLYVPRLFDNYTSFSGRPAALFAQPVVRRPGVGVVTVLGGGYPASGAPGPDRLPVPYLPEGLRYDSQEGAGEVQTPLLGAPADDLLIGDKVWFRHAKAGELCERFDVLHLVEGDRVTASVPTYRGEGHTFL
- a CDS encoding aldehyde dehydrogenase family protein; translated protein: MSHTPSPPGEHELLVLDPATEEVVATVPGAGPADVDAAVVRAGAAQVRWAALAPGERARLLRRFAVAVDEHLEELARLEVREAGHTLGNARWEAGNVRDLLDYAAGGVERLTGRQIPVAGGLDVTILEPLGVVAVIAPWNFPMPIAAWGTAPALAAGNAVILKPAETTPLTALRLAELALEAGLPEHLFQVLPGAGPVTGDALVEHPGVAKIVFTGSTTVGKQVLAKGAARLKRVTLELGGKSPNIVFADADIEAAAAATPMSFLDNSGQDCCARTRILVQRPVYDRFLELLAPAIESVVVGDPSDEKTAMGPLISRAQLDRVRSYVTDDLAGIRGTAPEGPGFWFPPTVLTGVEPHARVAVEEVFGPVAVVLPFEDEADAIRLANATEYGLAGSIWTRDVGRALRVSSAVRAGNLSVNSHSSVRYWTPFGGFKQSGIGRELGPDALTAFTETKNVFISTEGPAQ